From the genome of Pseudomonas bubulae:
CGATACCTTGGGCCAACTTCAGGCTTTCTTGAGCATCACGTTTGAGTTGCAGAATATAAGTGCGCGTTTCGCTTTGACGGTCTTTGAGTGAGTCGAGCAGTTGCTCGAGCTCTTTGACCCCAGACTTGGCCTTGGCCTGAGCCTTGGATTTTCCGGCGTTGGCGGCGTCTTGCAGTTTTGCACGTGACTTGTGCAGTTTTTCCTGCGCTTTACCGCGCTGCTTTTCAAGCTTGGCGAGCAGTTTCTCAGCATCAGCCAACGCTTGGGAGCAAGCGTTTTCCAAATGCTCAAGCAGACTGCCTGAGAGCTGTTGGAGCAAGTGCAACGGCGTATTTACGGGCTTCTTATTGGCCGACATGGTTTACCTCCTGGCTGAAGTGAGTGCGGCTCATACTAGACCTCTGCAACTACCGCCGCTAGGGCATGTTGACACTAAGGATAGCTGCACGTTGCATGACGTCGAAAAACTTGTGCTGGATCAATCTTTAACGGCCAAGCCAGCTAAATTCAAAGAGTGCCCAAACGTCTTTTAGCCCCTTCGAATTAAAACATCGGTGCCGCTCGGGCGCTGGCATAATCGCTCGCACATCACGCCGGAGAACCCCCATGCCGCGTTACATGTTTTGGATGTTGTTGTGCCTTGCGCCTGTGGCTGACGCAGCCCCCTCTCCCTCCCCCGACGACGCCCGCGATCTGGCCTACAGCATGGGCGCCAGCCTGGGCGAACGCTTGCGCCAGGAAGTCCCCGAGCTTCAAATCCAGGCACTGATCGAGGGCCTGCACACCGCCTACCAAGGCAAACCGCTGGCCCTGACAGATGAGCGCATCGGCCAGATTCTGGCGCAGCATCAGGCTCAAACAGATCCCGGGCAGGCCTCGTCAGGCATCAACGCCGCCCTGAGCGCTGAAGAAGTTTTTTTGCTGGTCGAAAAACAGCAACCCCAGGCTCGCGAGCTGGCCGACGGCATCATCCTGACCGAACTAAAACCCGGCAAAGGCGCCAAGCCCGGCCCACAGGATTCGGTGTATGTGAGCTATGTGGGCCTACTGCCCGATGGCACCGTGTTCGACCACAGCACCCAACCACAATGGTTTCGCCTGGGCAGCGTTATCGCCGGCTGGCGCAGTGCATTGGTACAGATGCCGGTGGGTGCGAAATGGCGGCTGGCGATACCTTCAAGCCAAGCTTACGGCACCCAGGGGGCCGGGGATCTGATTGCCCCCAATACACCACTGGTGTTTGAAATCGAACTGTTCGCTACCCGAAAGTAACCGTCCCGGAAATAAAAAACGGCGCGCCATTGCGCACCGTTTTTTAAATGAATTGTTGCTTAAGCCTGAGCGGCTTCTTTCTGCTTGTGCGCGCTGTGCAGCACTTCGATCAAGCAGTCTTCAAGCTCAAAACGCTCATCAAGCAGAGCGCCCAAAACCTTGATCTCTTCTG
Proteins encoded in this window:
- a CDS encoding FKBP-type peptidyl-prolyl cis-trans isomerase, with product MPRYMFWMLLCLAPVADAAPSPSPDDARDLAYSMGASLGERLRQEVPELQIQALIEGLHTAYQGKPLALTDERIGQILAQHQAQTDPGQASSGINAALSAEEVFLLVEKQQPQARELADGIILTELKPGKGAKPGPQDSVYVSYVGLLPDGTVFDHSTQPQWFRLGSVIAGWRSALVQMPVGAKWRLAIPSSQAYGTQGAGDLIAPNTPLVFEIELFATRK